The genomic DNA CGGCCATCTGCTCAGCCCCAGAAATTTTCCCATGGCACTCCCCACATAGCACCAACACATTCAGAGGCTCCCGGGCAAGGTGCGGATATCGATTCGTGGGCAGAATGTGGTGAGCCTGACTGGTCAGCGGATCTTGCCTGCTGCAGGCTGCGCATCGATGTTCAGCCGCTTCCCGCATGCGTTTCCGGAATTTGTGGTCAGCGTTCGTCGGTCTGTAGCGTTTGATGACGATGATTTGCTGGGCCTCGGTTTTCCCGCTTTCCGGGGGAGGGGATGAAGGAGTGCCATCCGAATCGCAGACTGTTTGCACGGGCGCAGAAGGTGGATTACCCGCACCCTGACCATAACCAGCTTCACCTGAGGCTTGCGCGTGGCCTGAATTTTCAGCCTCCAGGACTTCCCGAATAGTCTGGAGGGCGCATCCTTCCAGGCGGTTATTGACAAGCAGGTAGCCCGCTCCTTTGGGCTTCCGTTTAAGCAGACGGGCCAGAGCATCACGCGCCTCGGTGTCCACCTCCTGGGCCTCCTTGTAGGGGGCGAACGCCTTCACGGCCTCCTCATACGTCCGTCCGGGTTTGAGAAGAAAACGCGCCGCGAAATGATCGGCAGTAAAAGCACCCTCCAGCTCAACCTGCCGGGCCACTGGAGGCATGCGGGTCCAGTTGTTGAAGACGTGGGCCACGCCATGGCGGGCCAACATCTCGAAATACTCCGAAACGAGGAAGGTCTCGTTGCGGATCTCCACCCCGAACTGCCACGCCCGGGTGGGTAGTTCCCCGAGGAACCGATCGAGCACGTCGACAAAGTCCCGTCCCCTCGCGAAGTCGGACGGGCCGAAGTGGGAAAACTCAAACATGAGGATGCCCACCTTGGGAAGAAGCTTCCGCATCGGGCCGAGGAACGCGCTCTTGAAAAGCCGGGCGTTGAGGAAGTTCTCGTTGGCTTTACCGGCGCGGTCCCCATAGCGCGCAATCCGGGGAAAGCGCCGGGCCGTGATCTCATCGGTCACCTTGAAGCAGAACCGGAAATCGTCTGGAACGGCGGCAGCGAGGTTGGCCAGATACTTCTCGGCCGGGAAAAAGTAGTAACCGGCGTCCACCGAGACTGTCTTGAAGACCTCGGCGTATTCGGACAGGCAATCACGCTCGAAGCGGGTCTTGGCCACCTTGCCTCGCGTGGTGTAGCGGGCGGGATCGTAGAGGGCACCGAGCCAGCCCTCGTATTTCCAGGAGGACGTGCCGACGTAGATCCCATCGGCCGCCAGCGCGGCAGCCCGGGCGGCGACCCAGTCACGACGGAAATCCATGGCAGGCCGATTGTGACAGCACGCCACGAAGGCTGCAAATCCGCAGCCTGGGCTTGCCAAAGCAGGCGACCAGCGTATAGGTGAACATTTGTTCACCCTTTATGTCCGTCATGACCCCGCTCACGTCCCGCCAAGCCGCCATCCTGGAGTTCATCCAGGCCTCGATGGCCCAGAGTGGCCTTCCTCCGACCATCCGGGAAATCGCCCGCCATTTCCGGCTCAAGAGCCCCTCGGCCGTGGCCAAGCATCTGGCGCGGCTGCGGGATAAAGGTGTGCTTTCCCCCGCCAAGGGCCGCTCGCGCGGCGCTCTCCCCACCCGACCCGTTACGCTTTTCACGTCCATTCCGGTGTTCGGCCACATCCCCGCCGGTGCCCCCTCTGCGCAGAGCCAAGGCGATGAGGGATGTATCCGCGTCGACCTCGAAAGCATCGGCCTGCCCAAGAACGCCCGGACCTTTGCATTGAAAGTCCGCGGAGATTCCATGATCGGCGCGGGTATCCTCGATCGGGACATCGTCATCCTGGAGTTCAAGAGCCCGCACGATGGGGCGGTGGTGGCGGCCCTGGTCGATGGGGAGACCACCCTCAAACGCTACTTCATGCGACGGGGGCAGCCTTGCCTGAGGGCTGAGAACCCCCGCTACCCCGACATCATCCCCGCGCGCGAGTTGGTCATCCAAGGCGTCATGGTCGCCTTGGTCCGCAAGGCATGAAGGCGCCGAACCATGATCATCCACCTCGACGCGGATGCGTTTTTTGCGTCGGTCGAGCAGGCCGCTGACCCGCGCCTGCGCGGCCGGCCGGTGGCCGTGGGGGGAAGCCGCCGCGGGATCATCGCCTCGGCCTCCTACGAAGCACGCCGACTGGGTGTCCACACCCCCATGCCCACGGCCCGGGCCTTGAAGCTCTGCCCAAACCTCATTGTTGTGCCCGGCGACTACGAAAAATACGAGCACTTCAGCCGCATGATGTTCACCTATGCCTACGACTTCACCCCCCAGGTCGAGGTGCAGGGCATTGATGAAGGCTACCTCGATGTCCGCGGTCACCCCCGCTTGACCGCAGAAGCCATCGCCACCGCCGTGCGCAAGGCCGTGCACGACACCCTCAAAATCACGGTCAGCGAAGGTGTGGGATCGAACAAGCTGATCTCCCAAATCGCCTCCAAGCTCCACAAGCCCGACCGGCTCACTGGCGTGCCCCCAGGCCAGGAACGGGCATTCCTCGCCCCCCTGGCGGCGACCTGGCTCCCGGGTGTGGGGCCGAAGGCGGGCCTGCGGCTGACCCAGGCCGGGTTGACGACCATCGGGCGCGTCGCGGAAACCCGCCCCGACGATCTCGCCCTTCTCGTGGGCGCTGCGGCGCCCGAACTCTGGAATTTTGCCCAAGGGATCGATCCCCGTCCGGTGGTGCCCGAGGCACCCGCGGCCAAGTCCTACGGGGCCCAGGAAACCTTCGAGCAGGACCAAACCGACGAGGTCTTCCTCCTGGCCAAACTTCACAGCCTGACGGACGGGCTGATGGCCCGTGTCCGGGCGGACGGCAAGATGGCCCGCACCCTCGCGGTCCGGATTCGTTACAACGACATGGATGAGTGCGAGCGCTCGGCTAGTCTCGACGAGCCAAGCTGCACGGAGGTGGACTTTCATCCGCTCTTGCGGTCCCTCCTGCGCAAAGCCTGGACCCGGAGGGTCAGCCTGCGGTTGGTCGCGGTCAAAGTCTCCAACGTCTATGACCTGCTCTACGACCCCGGCCTGCCGTTGGGGGGTGACCTCGACCGTGGACAAAAGGCCGCCGTTGCGCGGGTCATCGACGACATCCGCAGCCAGTTCGGACGGGGCGCCATCCTCCGCGGCCATGACCTGTGGCTACGCCACCATGAACAGGAGGTTCCGCAGCCGCCGCGGCAGCGTCGTTCTTCAACCCGCCGACACGCAGCACAGCAACCGACACCGCAGGCAAAACCCACCTGCGCCTTCCTCAACCTGAAGTCGCACTATTCGTTTCTCGACTCGCTCCTTTCCCCTGCGGATGCCGTCCGCTTGGCCGCCGAAGCCGGAGCCCAGGTGGTGGCTCTGACCGATCCGAACCTCCACGGGATGGTCGAATTTTGTCAGGCCGCGCGCGAGGCCGGGATCCGCCCGGTGGTGGCCGCCGCGTTGCAGGTGACCGCCACCCCCTCGGAACCTCCGCAAAACCTCAACGCCTATGTCTTGAGCCCCGACGGCCAGGTGCACCTTTGCCACCTCCTCTCCCTGCCACGGATCACGCGGCTCGATCTGTACGAGGCCCGCACTGGCCTCCTCGTTGCTCCCGCGGCTGACTGCGGTCCAGAGGTCCGCTACGCCCAGCCTGCAGACCGTCGTCTCTATGCGGTCGTGCAATCGATCCGTACGCTGACCCTGCTTGCTGAGCCCCACCCAGAGAAGCGGCGGGGCGCGTTTCATTTCCACCGCGATGCTGCTCCGCATCCCGACCTCCTCAAGACCCTCCTCGACGCCGAAACCTATCAGCCCCCCATCGGTGGGCCGCTACTTATTCCAAGTTTCACCCCCGAAGACGGGCGCACCTCCAGGGAATTCCTCGCCAGGCTGGCCTTTGAAGGCGCCCGACAACGCTACGGCACGGACTGGACCCGTGTCCGCCCCCAGTTGGAGGAGGAATTGGCGATCATCGGCGAGGTTGGCTACGAGGATTACTTCCTCCTCACCTGGGACACGCTGCAGCACTGCCGTGCCCGGGGCATCGATTGGATCACCCGCGGTTCGGCGGCCGATTCCCTGGTCTGCTACTGCCTCGGCATCTCCGGAGTCTGCCCGGTCCGCTTCGACCTCTACTTCAAGCGCTTCCTCAACCGCGACCGGATGGCACTCCACAAACTGCCGGACATCGACATCGATTTCCCCCATGACCGCCGCGACGAAGTTGTCCGCATGCTCCTCGACCAGCACGGAGCCCACGCGGCCATTGTCGGGGGGTTCAACACTTACCAAGGCCGCTCGGCCGTGGCCGACATCGCCAAAGTTCTCGGCGCCTCCGAGCGCCAGGTCCGCCAGTTCACCGAACGCTTCCCCCACGCCTCCGCCAGCCAGGTCGGAGCCGCCGCAGCGGCCTCCCAGGAGTTCGAGCACTGGGGCATGAACGAAGAGCCCTACCGCAGCGCGATTGATCTCGCCGCCCGCCTTGATGGCAGGCCACGCCACGCGAAGATGCACCCCTGCGGGCTCGTGCTCTGCCGTCATCCCATCCGTTCGCTCACCCCGACCTTTGCGGCGGCCAAGGAAGGCTGGCCCACCACCCACCTGGACATGCACGCCGTCGAAGCCATCGGCATGGTTAAAATGGACCTCCTGGCCCAGGCGGGCCTGAGTGTGCTGCGCGACACCCGCCAGGCCCTCGGCGCACGCGGCATCGACTGCGGGGTGGGAGACGGACGATCCCTCGAACCCTGGAAGGACGAAGCGATCTGGTCCATGATTGCCGTTGGCGAGTCGCGTGGCGTGCACCACATCGAGAGCCCCGCCATGCTCAACCTCGCCCGGATGTGCGGAGTAGGGCGGATCGATGATCTGGTCGCCATCGTTTCGGTCATCCGGCCCGGTGCGGCCAATGGGCTCAAGAAGAGCCAGTTCGCCCGCCGCTGCCGTGGCTTGGAACCCGCGGTTTATGCCCATGCGAGCCTCGAACCGGTGCTGCGCAGCACCTATGGGGTTGTCGCTTACGAGGAGCACATCGCCCAGATTTGCGAGGCGTTTTCCGGTCTGCCCGCCGGGCGGGGCGACCTCCTGCGTCGGGCCTTGGTCAAGGGGAAGACCGCCGACATCAATACGCTACGCATGGAGTTTGTGGACTGCGCCCAACGTGCCGGGCGCACGCCCCAGGAAATCGCCGCAGTCTGGGACCTATTGATCCAGTTCCAAGGCTACGCGTTCTGCCGCGCCCACTCCACGGCCTATGCGGTGGAGGCTTACGAGGCCGCCCACCTGAAACGCCGCTGGCCTCTGGAGTTTCTGGCCGCCGTCTTGGAGCACGGAAAAGGATTTTACCCACGACTGGTCTATTCCATCGAAGTTCGACGGCTGGGTTTCGGGTTCCGACTCCCCGATGTCAACAGCCCACACTCTACTTACTTTGCCGATGCGGAGTGCGCCGTCATCGAGGTGCCGCTCAAGCAGGTCAAGGGACTGAAGGTCGAGACCCTGGGCCGCATCGTCCAAGCCCGTGGCCACCGGCCCTTCGGATCCGTGGAGGATTTCGCCCTGCGGGTGGGGCCCTCGAGCGACGAAATGGAGGCGCTGCTGCGGGTGGGGGCACTCGATGGAATCACACCTTCTCGCACGGCCCAGTTCTGGGCCTGGAGGCGGGCGGCCCAGTGGTCGGTCGAAGGCAACCAAGGACTCCTCTTCGCCGCCGCTTCCGAAAAAACCGAGGGGAGCCTGCCCGGCAACCGCGCCGAACCTTCGCACCACGACCGGCTCGCGGCGGAAATCGAACTCCTGAGCTTCCCCGTGTCCGGCCACCCCTTGGAGCTTTACCCGGAGGTCGATTGGTCCAAGAGCACCCCGATCCGGGACCTGGCGGGATACGTCGATCAAGCCGTCGAGGTCACCGGCCTGATCATCGAGCACCGGGTGCACACCCAGATTGATGGTCGGCCCATGAAATTCCTTACCCTGTGCGATCCCACCGGCACCGTGGATGCCGAGGTGTTTGCGGATGCCTACGCCCGATTTGGGGTACTCACGGCCCGTTACCCTGTGGTCACGGTCTGCGGCATTGTACGTGCCTTCGATGGCGGTGGGGGCCATGCCCTTGATGTTGAGATAATTATGACACCTCCGAAGCGGTAGAGACACCTAGCCCATGGATCGCGAGACCAGCATAATCACATTGGCTCCACTTAAAAGAATGCTATACAAGAACAAATGAAATTCTGGCTTCTCCTGTCAATTTCCTTGTTGTTCTGTTTATGCGACTTCCCCTTAGCTGCTCAGGAAGCACCTCAAGAGGGTGAAACGACCATCGAGCTGGTCGACGGCTCGATCCTCAAGGGCCAGGTGACCCGCAAGACCGGGACCGAGATCATTGTACAAAGCGCAATCGGACTCAGCCGTATTCCCGCAGAAAAACTCAGCCCCAAGACCATCGAGGCTCTGGGTCTCGACAAAATCGACCCGACCGAGCTTCTCCGCAATCGCGTATCCGAGTTGGAAAAGCTGGTTGAGGAGCTGCGCGCCGAAAA from Candidatus Methylacidiphilales bacterium includes the following:
- a CDS encoding DUF72 domain-containing protein; its protein translation is MDFRRDWVAARAAALAADGIYVGTSSWKYEGWLGALYDPARYTTRGKVAKTRFERDCLSEYAEVFKTVSVDAGYYFFPAEKYLANLAAAVPDDFRFCFKVTDEITARRFPRIARYGDRAGKANENFLNARLFKSAFLGPMRKLLPKVGILMFEFSHFGPSDFARGRDFVDVLDRFLGELPTRAWQFGVEIRNETFLVSEYFEMLARHGVAHVFNNWTRMPPVARQVELEGAFTADHFAARFLLKPGRTYEEAVKAFAPYKEAQEVDTEARDALARLLKRKPKGAGYLLVNNRLEGCALQTIREVLEAENSGHAQASGEAGYGQGAGNPPSAPVQTVCDSDGTPSSPPPESGKTEAQQIIVIKRYRPTNADHKFRKRMREAAEHRCAACSRQDPLTSQAHHILPTNRYPHLAREPLNVLVLCGECHGKISGAEQMAGGLVLKFYAELPEQIRLHHLGLIERYASKATIDAFRVGDVERWRDVVIKAWTR
- the lexA gene encoding transcriptional repressor LexA, with translation MSVMTPLTSRQAAILEFIQASMAQSGLPPTIREIARHFRLKSPSAVAKHLARLRDKGVLSPAKGRSRGALPTRPVTLFTSIPVFGHIPAGAPSAQSQGDEGCIRVDLESIGLPKNARTFALKVRGDSMIGAGILDRDIVILEFKSPHDGAVVAALVDGETTLKRYFMRRGQPCLRAENPRYPDIIPARELVIQGVMVALVRKA
- the dinB gene encoding DNA polymerase IV: MIIHLDADAFFASVEQAADPRLRGRPVAVGGSRRGIIASASYEARRLGVHTPMPTARALKLCPNLIVVPGDYEKYEHFSRMMFTYAYDFTPQVEVQGIDEGYLDVRGHPRLTAEAIATAVRKAVHDTLKITVSEGVGSNKLISQIASKLHKPDRLTGVPPGQERAFLAPLAATWLPGVGPKAGLRLTQAGLTTIGRVAETRPDDLALLVGAAAPELWNFAQGIDPRPVVPEAPAAKSYGAQETFEQDQTDEVFLLAKLHSLTDGLMARVRADGKMARTLAVRIRYNDMDECERSASLDEPSCTEVDFHPLLRSLLRKAWTRRVSLRLVAVKVSNVYDLLYDPGLPLGGDLDRGQKAAVARVIDDIRSQFGRGAILRGHDLWLRHHEQEVPQPPRQRRSSTRRHAAQQPTPQAKPTCAFLNLKSHYSFLDSLLSPADAVRLAAEAGAQVVALTDPNLHGMVEFCQAAREAGIRPVVAAALQVTATPSEPPQNLNAYVLSPDGQVHLCHLLSLPRITRLDLYEARTGLLVAPAADCGPEVRYAQPADRRLYAVVQSIRTLTLLAEPHPEKRRGAFHFHRDAAPHPDLLKTLLDAETYQPPIGGPLLIPSFTPEDGRTSREFLARLAFEGARQRYGTDWTRVRPQLEEELAIIGEVGYEDYFLLTWDTLQHCRARGIDWITRGSAADSLVCYCLGISGVCPVRFDLYFKRFLNRDRMALHKLPDIDIDFPHDRRDEVVRMLLDQHGAHAAIVGGFNTYQGRSAVADIAKVLGASERQVRQFTERFPHASASQVGAAAAASQEFEHWGMNEEPYRSAIDLAARLDGRPRHAKMHPCGLVLCRHPIRSLTPTFAAAKEGWPTTHLDMHAVEAIGMVKMDLLAQAGLSVLRDTRQALGARGIDCGVGDGRSLEPWKDEAIWSMIAVGESRGVHHIESPAMLNLARMCGVGRIDDLVAIVSVIRPGAANGLKKSQFARRCRGLEPAVYAHASLEPVLRSTYGVVAYEEHIAQICEAFSGLPAGRGDLLRRALVKGKTADINTLRMEFVDCAQRAGRTPQEIAAVWDLLIQFQGYAFCRAHSTAYAVEAYEAAHLKRRWPLEFLAAVLEHGKGFYPRLVYSIEVRRLGFGFRLPDVNSPHSTYFADAECAVIEVPLKQVKGLKVETLGRIVQARGHRPFGSVEDFALRVGPSSDEMEALLRVGALDGITPSRTAQFWAWRRAAQWSVEGNQGLLFAAASEKTEGSLPGNRAEPSHHDRLAAEIELLSFPVSGHPLELYPEVDWSKSTPIRDLAGYVDQAVEVTGLIIEHRVHTQIDGRPMKFLTLCDPTGTVDAEVFADAYARFGVLTARYPVVTVCGIVRAFDGGGGHALDVEIIMTPPKR